The genomic interval CATAACAACGAATTCTCAACAAGATTTATTTACCCGAATAAATTGGAAAAATGTATCCGCTGACAAGAACAGGGCTTATGTGGTCGATCAACACATAAGAACGATATTATCAGAGGGTATCAGTACATTAGAAGATATAACTGTTATTACAATGAAAGAGGATACGGGAATTGAGTTGGTAAATTATTTTGAAAGCTTACATGTAAAGACTTCTCATGTATATGATCTATCTGGGCAAAAAGATTATAACGAGAGACGGAATGAAAAATGGAAATTTCAACCTGGTAAGGGACGCTTGAAGGTTTGTAGTTATCATAGCTATAAAGGTTGGGAAAGTTCACATATTATTTTACTTTTAGAGGGTATAGGAGATGATTTGAAAAGGAAAGAGGAACTACAAAATGCTTTGTTCATAGCGATTACACGTGTGAATGCATTTTCAGATTCAAGAAGTTTCCTATGTATTAATAATTGTCCAGATTTTAATTGGTTAGCTCCTCATTTTAATGGAGAATAGGAAATTAGTAGTTCTTTTCAAAATACTGATGCCAACAATAAGTTCCAAATAATGATGAAATATTATTTGATATTAAACTATTTAAACAATAATGCCTGTCGCCAATTGTGGGGCAGGTATTATTATTACCGAAAAAATCATAAAAATATGCAATTTCGCATATTTCGGAATTGACTTTCCTCTAAGACTATTTTACTATACAAATATACTCTTAGTTAAATTATGGAAAAGGGGTTACTATACCATTATGTTTGATTTAAAGGATTTTAGACAAAATGTCTTAAAAATGACGCAAGAGGAATTTGCTAAGCTGATTGGGGTTCGTCAAGATTATGTGTCAAGAATGGAGAAAACACCGGAAACAATAGAGTTCAGCATGCTTTTAAAAATTGCAGAAGTAACTGGAACGACACTAGATGAATTAGTAGGGTATAAAAAATCACTTCCAAAAGCACTTCAAGTAGAAAATACGTGGGAACCTTCTGCATTTATTAAAAAGACCTTGCTCAATTATTTAAAAACTAAAGCAGAAAACTTACCACTTAATCAAGAAATAAAATATGAGAAGTTAGTTCTAGATCTAGAAAGAATGATTCAAACAACCATAGTTAAACCCACTGTGGCAATTGTTGGTATGTCAGATGCTGGAAAGAGTAGATTGATAAACTCTTTATTAGGTAACGATAAAATGCCGACATCATGGACACCAACAACTTCGGTGAGCGTACATATCAAGCACGTTGATGACCGCCCATCATTTATTGATGATGAAGTATGGATTTTTACAGGAGATAAGAGCGGTTTTGACACAAAGAAACTGTATGATGAAACTTATTGTAAAAAATGGAGGATCGCAAGTGGACCTGCTTCGATTCTAGGTGAGTACGGAACACGCCAAGGGGATAAGTATGATATTGAAGAGGCTTCTGCTGCAGTAGTATTTGTAGATAGTTCAATTTTGCAAATTTGTGACATTGTGGATTTACCTGGTTTTGGAACAGGTGATAGAAGAAATGATGATATCTTGGCTCAAAAATCAAGAGAATTCGCGGATATAGTTGTCTATATGTCAATTGCAAATGGATTTTTACGAGCAGCGGATATTGAATTTATCAAATCGACATTAAATTCCTTACCTGTAATTGAAAATAGGGGGAATGGGTTGAACCCACTCAATAATCTATTTGTTATTGCTTCGCAAGCACACACAGTTGATAACGGTAATAAATCCGAGCTTGAGAATATTCTAGATGCCGGGTCTAAGCGTTTATATAACCTAGTACCTGAAGAAATATGGGAGAATCGTGAAGAGCAGTCTGGTTATGTTCACACAGAGCCTGTATTACGTAAGCGCTTTTTTACATATACAACAGATAAGCCTTATCTACGAGAGCCCTTTGAAAATGAAGTCAG from Niallia sp. FSL W8-0635 carries:
- a CDS encoding dynamin family protein, translating into MFDLKDFRQNVLKMTQEEFAKLIGVRQDYVSRMEKTPETIEFSMLLKIAEVTGTTLDELVGYKKSLPKALQVENTWEPSAFIKKTLLNYLKTKAENLPLNQEIKYEKLVLDLERMIQTTIVKPTVAIVGMSDAGKSRLINSLLGNDKMPTSWTPTTSVSVHIKHVDDRPSFIDDEVWIFTGDKSGFDTKKLYDETYCKKWRIASGPASILGEYGTRQGDKYDIEEASAAVVFVDSSILQICDIVDLPGFGTGDRRNDDILAQKSREFADIVVYMSIANGFLRAADIEFIKSTLNSLPVIENRGNGLNPLNNLFVIASQAHTVDNGNKSELENILDAGSKRLYNLVPEEIWENREEQSGYVHTEPVLRKRFFTYTTDKPYLREPFENEVREILEKLPSIINRNAIDAIKKHIDDLKLDLKREINQYEDILKEREKYKRLLDEIINNEATRVNENEKARETVLNSIKTLQKESVSDFETKYTSVISIDNIVDIIKEKRYKKKKEDMELLAGYLSSKLQAKLQTILKGKSEKLNNVIDNYLQNFNVQINKLESELKSFNIPFDTVKIFASGLAGLATFGGLAIWASTLGNLGAYILVAKGVSVLSALGISVAGGTAGAASLVAAIGGPITLGIALAVIVGLSVFAFASGGWQKGIAKKLVKEYSKQDAFGQFVTEIEKFWDDTESAFNAAADHLEAQWKEYVEGLNEMVNSSSIEDIKASILKAERLQSFLEEMPLSESTMALRGM